From Acinetobacter suaedae, one genomic window encodes:
- a CDS encoding diacylglycerol kinase, whose protein sequence is MTPYSPYKGKNGIKRILNATGYSLAGFKAAFNHEAAFRQIILLNLILIPASFFIHVSALEQALMVAVCLLAIIVELFNSAIEAVVDRISLEKHELSKNAKDMGSAAQFVSLAIIFFTWIIILFR, encoded by the coding sequence ATGACGCCTTATTCTCCCTATAAAGGCAAAAATGGTATCAAACGCATCCTAAATGCCACAGGCTATTCGCTTGCTGGCTTTAAAGCTGCATTTAACCATGAAGCTGCTTTTAGACAAATTATTTTGCTTAATTTAATTTTGATTCCTGCCAGCTTTTTTATCCATGTATCTGCCTTGGAGCAGGCACTGATGGTTGCTGTCTGTTTGTTGGCAATTATTGTCGAATTATTTAATTCAGCCATTGAAGCTGTTGTGGACCGTATTTCACTTGAAAAGCATGAATTATCTAAAAATGCAAAAGATATGGGGAGCGCAGCTCAGTTCGTTTCTTTAGCCATTATCTTTTTTACTTGGATAATTATTTTATTTCGCTAA
- a CDS encoding 4-phosphoerythronate dehydrogenase has translation MKIVADENLAFTDYFFAEFAEIQHRAGRTLTHADVRDADALLVRSVTKVNHALIDQTKIQFVGSATIGTDHLDIQTLEKQNISWNNAAGCNAQAVAEYVITALLHLDIELLEKDADFTLGIVGLGNVGSRLAVMAQLLGWNVIGYDPYVQLNDIENVSFDTLLARADAISIHVPLTLTGEYPTQHLFNQATLAAMKPSAILINSARGPVIQQSALMTDMMKTKHQVVLDVFEFEPEIPQDLLDLLALATPHIAGYSLEGKARGTQMIYDAFCQKFGYTASKRFESQLPSVEPYFKQQDVKQVLQQHLIQIYNIAEDDRQLRACVQHGKVDQQAFDLLRKNYPLRREWAAHGGPKA, from the coding sequence ATGAAAATTGTCGCAGATGAAAACTTGGCATTTACCGATTATTTTTTTGCGGAATTTGCAGAAATACAGCATCGAGCAGGACGTACGTTAACGCATGCAGATGTTCGGGATGCGGACGCTTTATTGGTTCGCTCAGTGACGAAGGTCAATCATGCTTTAATTGATCAAACTAAAATTCAATTTGTGGGCAGTGCCACAATTGGAACAGACCATCTAGATATTCAAACTTTAGAAAAGCAAAATATCTCATGGAACAATGCTGCTGGTTGTAATGCTCAGGCTGTTGCAGAATATGTCATTACCGCCTTATTGCACTTAGATATTGAATTATTAGAAAAAGATGCCGATTTTACTTTAGGGATTGTTGGTTTAGGTAATGTGGGTAGTCGACTGGCGGTGATGGCACAACTGCTGGGGTGGAATGTGATCGGTTACGATCCTTATGTGCAACTTAATGACATTGAAAATGTTTCTTTTGATACGTTGTTAGCGCGTGCAGATGCGATTTCAATTCATGTCCCTTTAACTTTAACGGGTGAATATCCAACGCAGCACTTGTTCAATCAAGCGACTTTAGCAGCAATGAAACCTTCAGCCATTCTAATCAACAGCGCGCGTGGTCCTGTGATTCAGCAATCGGCATTGATGACAGATATGATGAAAACCAAGCATCAAGTTGTGCTGGATGTATTTGAGTTTGAACCTGAGATTCCTCAAGATTTATTAGATCTATTAGCTTTAGCGACGCCTCATATTGCTGGCTATAGTTTGGAAGGGAAGGCACGAGGTACACAGATGATTTATGATGCTTTTTGCCAAAAATTTGGTTACACCGCATCGAAGCGATTTGAAAGTCAGTTACCGAGTGTTGAACCATATTTCAAGCAGCAGGATGTAAAACAGGTACTTCAGCAGCATTTGATACAGATTTATAATATTGCTGAAGATGACAGACAATTAAGAGCTTGCGTGCAGCATGGCAAAGTTGATCAGCAGGCATTCGATTTACTGAGAAAGAATTATCCATTACGCCGTGAATGGGCCGCACATGGTGGACCAAAGGCATGA
- a CDS encoding rhomboid family intramembrane serine protease: MLHLPFNHTVTLILITVAISLLAFSNQRVMNRLIFWPPAMQRGQYDRFITHGFVHADGMHLLFNMITLFFFGNIIESFYRQFFYDMGFVLFYLGGLIVAILPSYLKHRHDARWASLGASGAVSAVLFAYILFQPWNLIFVFFIPVPAIIFAILYVAYSVWSGKRGNSNINHSAHLWGAAYGVIVTIILEPRVVPHFLNQLTKLPF; the protein is encoded by the coding sequence ATGTTACATCTACCCTTTAATCATACTGTGACCCTGATTTTGATCACAGTCGCGATTTCTTTACTCGCATTCTCCAATCAACGTGTAATGAACCGACTTATTTTCTGGCCGCCAGCAATGCAACGTGGTCAATATGATCGTTTTATTACGCATGGTTTTGTTCATGCTGATGGTATGCATTTACTATTCAATATGATCACCCTTTTCTTCTTTGGCAATATCATTGAAAGTTTTTATCGCCAGTTTTTCTATGACATGGGGTTTGTCTTATTTTATTTGGGTGGTCTCATTGTTGCAATTTTACCGAGCTATCTAAAACATCGACATGATGCACGTTGGGCAAGCCTAGGAGCATCTGGTGCTGTTTCAGCAGTACTCTTTGCCTATATCTTGTTCCAACCTTGGAACTTGATTTTCGTCTTCTTTATCCCTGTTCCTGCCATTATTTTTGCCATTTTATATGTGGCATATAGTGTATGGTCTGGCAAACGTGGCAATAGTAACATTAATCACAGCGCCCACCTTTGGGGAGCTGCCTATGGTGTCATTGTGACCATCATTTTAGAACCACGTGTCGTTCCACATTTCCTGAATCAGTTAACTAAACTACCATTCTAA
- a CDS encoding alpha/beta fold hydrolase, whose product MNIPFSLPIAKTLTAALLALSLTATINTTHAAEIEMSFQNLLQQERSWAGLQTKTLKVGDITWSYSEGGQSGKPIIVLIHGLAGSRDNWNRVAQALTANYHVIIPDLPASGETQVPKDFDYSVPNVTEKLRRFIEAANLTGPAHIAGHSLGGSVAMLYAGQYPFETKSLFLINAAGVYRSATTPYLKDPNQIRNMVVSKKGDFNFLMQQAMYAPPFIPKEIAQAQERMMIGQVEQTKKMVDQVIALNKLYTPDSFALLARAIDAPTLILWGKQDKIINVEVAPELKSLLKNAQAPVILENVGHMPILEADQLVVQQYLPFLSKIQAQKPAAASSP is encoded by the coding sequence ATGAATATCCCATTTTCGTTACCCATAGCTAAAACACTTACTGCAGCATTATTGGCACTGAGTTTAACGGCAACCATAAATACAACACATGCCGCTGAAATTGAAATGAGTTTCCAAAACCTACTTCAACAAGAACGCTCATGGGCTGGTCTACAAACCAAAACCTTGAAAGTTGGTGATATCACTTGGTCATATAGTGAAGGTGGTCAAAGCGGTAAACCGATTATTGTTTTAATTCATGGTTTGGCGGGTAGTCGTGATAACTGGAATCGTGTTGCTCAAGCATTAACAGCAAATTACCATGTCATCATTCCAGACTTGCCAGCCAGCGGTGAAACACAAGTTCCCAAAGATTTTGACTACTCTGTTCCGAACGTAACGGAAAAGCTACGTCGCTTTATTGAGGCTGCCAACCTAACAGGGCCAGCACATATTGCGGGTCACTCACTCGGTGGGTCCGTCGCCATGCTCTATGCAGGTCAATATCCATTTGAAACCAAAAGTCTCTTTCTCATTAATGCAGCGGGAGTTTACCGTTCAGCAACCACGCCTTATCTAAAAGATCCAAATCAAATAAGAAATATGGTGGTGAGTAAAAAAGGAGATTTTAATTTCCTGATGCAACAAGCCATGTATGCCCCACCTTTTATTCCAAAAGAAATTGCACAAGCTCAAGAACGCATGATGATCGGACAAGTTGAACAGACCAAAAAAATGGTTGATCAAGTGATTGCGCTAAATAAATTATACACGCCTGACTCTTTTGCTTTGCTCGCACGGGCCATCGATGCTCCAACGCTTATTTTATGGGGCAAACAAGATAAAATTATTAATGTTGAAGTTGCGCCAGAATTAAAGTCATTATTGAAAAATGCACAAGCACCTGTGATTTTAGAAAATGTGGGGCACATGCCAATTCTGGAAGCAGATCAATTGGTTGTTCAACAGTATCTACCATTTTTAAGCAAAATTCAGGCGCAAAAGCCTGCAGCCGCTTCATCACCATAA
- a CDS encoding arylesterase has product MSKVILSISKPLIIIGVFLFPTLVSAKTILILGDSLSAGYGIEPKQGWVHLLQQRLDQHYPKQHKVVNASVSGETTSGALARLPKLLQTYQPEVVVIELGGNDGLRGQPPQMIQKNLAQLVQLSQKQKATVLLFGMKIPPNYGTAYSRAFENNYKVVSQQYRIKLLPFFLEGVAGNKSLMQNDQIHPNAKAQPIMLNLAYPYIRGAL; this is encoded by the coding sequence ATTTCTAAAGTAATTTTGTCGATATCGAAACCATTGATCATTATTGGCGTTTTTTTATTTCCAACGTTGGTTTCAGCAAAGACGATTTTAATTTTAGGTGACAGTCTGAGTGCGGGCTATGGTATTGAACCTAAACAAGGTTGGGTTCACTTACTCCAGCAACGCTTAGACCAACACTATCCGAAACAGCATAAGGTGGTCAATGCAAGCGTAAGTGGAGAAACAACAAGTGGTGCACTCGCACGATTACCCAAACTCTTGCAAACCTATCAACCTGAAGTTGTCGTTATTGAACTGGGTGGAAATGATGGATTACGTGGGCAACCACCACAAATGATTCAAAAAAATTTAGCTCAATTGGTACAACTGAGTCAGAAACAAAAGGCCACTGTTTTACTGTTTGGTATGAAAATACCACCAAATTATGGTACAGCCTATAGCCGTGCTTTTGAAAATAATTATAAAGTTGTAAGCCAACAATACCGTATTAAACTGCTACCGTTTTTTCTTGAAGGTGTGGCGGGCAATAAAAGTTTGATGCAAAACGATCAAATTCATCCAAATGCCAAAGCACAACCGATCATGCTTAACTTGGCTTATCCTTATATTCGAGGAGCGTTATAA
- a CDS encoding VOC family protein: MKPHISILTLGVTDLEQSLIFYRDGLGLQTEGIVGQEFEHGAVAFFDLQRGLKLAIFAQEDLAIDAGLIQQPISSTAMSIGHNVSNKNEVDEIMETAKKAGAVIVKQAQNTFYGGYAGYFLDPNGHLWEIVWNPQIMPPSDC; the protein is encoded by the coding sequence ATGAAACCACACATTTCCATTTTAACGCTTGGCGTTACCGATCTAGAACAATCGCTTATTTTCTACCGTGATGGTCTTGGGCTGCAAACAGAAGGTATTGTAGGTCAGGAGTTTGAACATGGCGCTGTTGCTTTCTTTGATCTTCAACGCGGACTAAAACTCGCAATCTTTGCTCAAGAAGATCTCGCGATTGATGCAGGATTAATTCAGCAACCCATTAGTTCAACCGCCATGTCGATTGGACATAATGTCAGCAATAAAAATGAAGTTGATGAAATTATGGAAACTGCGAAAAAAGCAGGTGCTGTCATCGTGAAACAAGCCCAAAATACTTTTTATGGCGGTTACGCAGGATACTTTCTTGATCCGAATGGTCACCTTTGGGAAATTGTCTGGAATCCACAGATTATGCCACCCTCGGATTGTTGA
- a CDS encoding carbonic anhydrase has protein sequence MLTAKETLERLKAGNARFVKGEATQQKLLTHQERAEMASEQNPFAIILGCSDSRVPAEMVFDQGLGDLFVIRVAGNIVAPSQVGSVEFAAERYDCAVVVVLGHSHCGAIQATIDTLKHPDQAPSSNLMSIVNRVRPSVEILMQTELKDDLKKLSAHAVRSNVFASVNQLRHGSAVLESLIEKGKMIVVGAEYSLETGEVTFFDF, from the coding sequence ATGCTCACTGCCAAAGAAACTCTAGAACGTTTAAAAGCTGGTAATGCTCGTTTTGTGAAAGGGGAAGCAACCCAACAAAAATTGCTCACTCACCAAGAGCGTGCCGAGATGGCAAGTGAACAAAATCCTTTTGCGATTATTTTGGGTTGTTCAGATTCACGTGTGCCTGCTGAAATGGTGTTTGACCAAGGTTTAGGCGACTTATTCGTGATACGTGTTGCAGGTAATATTGTTGCACCATCACAGGTGGGGAGTGTGGAATTTGCAGCTGAACGATATGATTGCGCTGTGGTTGTTGTCTTAGGACATAGTCATTGTGGTGCAATCCAAGCAACAATTGATACTTTAAAACATCCGGATCAAGCACCGTCTTCTAATTTGATGTCGATTGTTAACCGAGTACGTCCTTCTGTTGAAATTCTGATGCAAACTGAATTAAAGGATGATTTGAAAAAGCTGTCTGCACATGCTGTGCGTTCAAATGTTTTCGCGTCTGTGAACCAGCTACGCCATGGTTCAGCTGTATTAGAGAGCCTAATTGAAAAAGGTAAAATGATTGTTGTAGGTGCAGAGTACTCACTAGAAACAGGCGAAGTCACATTCTTTGATTTTTAA
- the epmA gene encoding EF-P lysine aminoacylase EpmA, with translation MSQDEMKSYQPTCSIEALKARAEMYKKIRQFFAERNVLEVETPILSQAGVTDVHLASVQVQRHIHGKLNTQYLQTSPEFPMKRLLASGSGPIYQICKVFRDDEHGRKHNSEFTMLEWYRPNLDLKGLMYETADLLEVCLAHRFGDIRPIVLSYKHAFQDRLDINPLQASLKQLKDTANRVGLNLDLGDDRLGYMDLLFSHFVEPSLGFDTPVFLTDFPPEMASLAKVKQDEDGESVAARFEVYIEGLELANAYDELLDADVLEERFAADNQERRLQGLTIMPTDQYLLAALPKMPECSGIALGIDRLLMVAMNQMNIDKVIAFPAEIA, from the coding sequence ATGAGTCAAGATGAAATGAAAAGCTATCAACCGACGTGTTCTATTGAAGCTCTAAAAGCGCGTGCCGAGATGTATAAAAAAATTCGCCAGTTTTTTGCAGAGCGAAATGTTTTGGAAGTCGAAACACCTATTTTGTCCCAAGCAGGGGTAACTGATGTACATTTGGCATCGGTACAAGTACAGCGCCATATTCATGGAAAATTAAATACCCAATACTTACAGACTTCTCCTGAATTTCCAATGAAGCGTTTGTTGGCAAGTGGAAGTGGGCCAATCTACCAAATCTGTAAAGTATTTCGTGATGATGAACATGGGCGTAAGCACAATAGTGAATTTACCATGTTGGAGTGGTATCGACCTAATTTAGATCTAAAAGGATTAATGTACGAAACAGCCGATTTATTAGAAGTTTGTTTGGCTCATCGCTTTGGTGATATTCGTCCAATTGTTTTGAGTTATAAGCATGCATTTCAAGACCGTTTAGATATTAATCCTTTGCAGGCCAGTTTAAAACAACTTAAAGATACTGCGAATCGCGTAGGTCTCAATCTTGATTTGGGTGATGATCGACTGGGCTATATGGACTTATTATTCTCACATTTCGTTGAACCAAGTCTAGGTTTCGACACGCCTGTATTTTTAACTGATTTCCCACCTGAAATGGCTTCACTGGCAAAAGTAAAACAGGATGAGGATGGTGAGTCGGTCGCAGCACGTTTTGAGGTGTATATCGAAGGTTTGGAACTCGCAAATGCTTATGATGAACTCTTAGATGCTGATGTATTGGAAGAGCGTTTTGCCGCCGATAATCAAGAGCGCAGGCTTCAAGGTTTAACTATTATGCCAACAGATCAATATTTATTGGCTGCACTACCGAAGATGCCTGAATGTTCTGGGATTGCATTAGGTATTGATCGTTTATTGATGGTGGCGATGAATCAAATGAATATTGATAAAGTCATCGCCTTTCCAGCAGAAATTGCATGA
- the nfuA gene encoding Fe-S biogenesis protein NfuA: MSTENTNTAVAEEIPNLLITPSAQEYLSDLLAKQNTPGIGVRVFVENPGTPRAECCMAYSAPEEVIPTDYKQDYPDFPAYVDAPSIPYLVDAVIDYNKDRFGGQLTFRAPNSKVPRVGPDASIEERITYILQSEINPGLAGHGGNCSLVEVQEDAEHGLTAVLKFGGGCQGCSAIDVTLKQGVETTLRQHIPELQRVVDQTDHTQAEGAYFK, from the coding sequence ATGTCGACTGAGAACACCAACACTGCTGTCGCAGAAGAAATTCCAAACCTTTTGATTACTCCCTCTGCACAAGAGTATTTAAGTGATTTATTAGCAAAACAAAATACTCCAGGGATTGGCGTTCGTGTTTTTGTAGAGAATCCGGGTACTCCACGTGCTGAATGTTGTATGGCATATAGTGCACCAGAAGAAGTTATACCAACAGATTACAAACAGGACTATCCTGATTTCCCTGCTTATGTAGATGCACCATCGATTCCATATTTAGTTGATGCGGTGATTGACTACAATAAAGATCGTTTTGGTGGTCAATTAACGTTCCGTGCACCAAACTCCAAGGTACCTCGTGTAGGTCCAGATGCTTCGATTGAAGAACGCATCACTTATATCTTGCAATCTGAGATTAACCCAGGTCTAGCAGGGCACGGCGGTAACTGTAGCCTCGTCGAAGTTCAAGAAGATGCTGAGCATGGGCTTACTGCTGTATTGAAGTTTGGTGGAGGTTGCCAGGGTTGTTCGGCGATTGATGTAACCTTAAAACAAGGTGTAGAAACGACGCTGCGTCAACATATTCCAGAGTTACAGCGTGTGGTTGACCAAACAGACCATACACAAGCAGAAGGTGCTTATTTTAAGTAA
- a CDS encoding ABC transporter ATP-binding protein produces the protein MPQPIISAQKVTQNIQINQQSLTILREIDLEVYQGEQIAITGRSGSGKSTLLGILATLDRPSSGELWVCGQAVHTLTEEQRAQVRLENIGFVFQSFQLLPQLSALENVMLPLRLQPNFNFKQAEQKALTWLERVGLVRQAQQTPKVLSGGEQQRVAIARALIAEPKIIFADEPTGNLDGQTAEEIEQLLFDLNKALGTTLVLVTHDQNLAAMCQRHVRLVDGQVQDVIKVGEGV, from the coding sequence ATGCCACAACCGATTATTTCTGCTCAAAAAGTTACACAAAATATCCAAATTAATCAGCAAAGTTTAACGATCCTAAGAGAGATTGATCTTGAGGTTTATCAGGGTGAACAAATTGCGATTACTGGGCGTTCAGGTTCAGGTAAGTCAACACTGTTAGGTATTTTAGCAACTTTGGATCGACCAAGTAGTGGCGAGTTATGGGTATGTGGACAAGCCGTTCATACGCTTACAGAAGAGCAACGTGCGCAGGTTCGATTAGAAAATATTGGCTTTGTATTTCAGTCCTTTCAATTATTACCCCAGTTGAGTGCTTTAGAAAATGTGATGTTGCCGTTACGTTTACAGCCAAACTTTAATTTTAAGCAAGCAGAACAAAAAGCTTTGACATGGTTAGAGCGTGTTGGACTTGTGCGTCAAGCTCAACAAACACCGAAAGTATTATCGGGTGGTGAACAACAACGTGTTGCGATTGCTCGTGCTTTGATCGCAGAACCGAAGATTATTTTTGCCGATGAACCAACAGGCAATCTTGATGGTCAAACTGCGGAAGAGATTGAGCAGCTTTTGTTTGATTTGAATAAGGCGCTTGGAACGACTTTAGTTTTAGTCACGCATGATCAAAATCTAGCCGCAATGTGTCAACGACATGTACGACTTGTCGATGGTCAAGTTCAGGATGTGATCAAAGTCGGGGAAGGGGTATGA
- the aac(6')-I gene encoding AAC(6')-Ighjkrstuvwx family aminoglycoside N-acetyltransferase, translating into MNIKPASEASLKDWLELRNKLWSDSEASHLQEMHQLLAEKYALQLLAYSNHQAIAMLEASIRFEYVNGTETSPVGFLEGIYVLPAYRRSGVATMLIRQAEVWAKQFSCTEFASDAALDNVISHAMHRSLGFQETEKVVYFSKKID; encoded by the coding sequence ATGAATATTAAACCAGCATCAGAAGCTTCTCTCAAAGATTGGTTAGAATTAAGAAATAAATTATGGAGTGATTCTGAGGCTTCTCATTTACAAGAGATGCATCAACTATTGGCTGAAAAATATGCCTTACAATTATTGGCCTATTCCAATCACCAAGCCATTGCGATGTTAGAGGCTTCTATTCGGTTTGAATATGTGAATGGAACTGAGACTTCTCCTGTCGGTTTTTTGGAAGGTATTTACGTACTTCCAGCGTATCGTCGCTCTGGCGTTGCAACGATGCTTATTCGACAGGCCGAAGTGTGGGCAAAACAATTTTCTTGTACTGAGTTTGCATCTGATGCGGCATTGGACAATGTAATTAGTCACGCTATGCATCGTTCATTAGGTTTTCAAGAAACTGAAAAAGTCGTTTATTTTAGTAAAAAAATAGATTAA
- a CDS encoding ligand-gated channel protein has translation MSKQSTLSLLSLSVLIGMSSIGNASANEIEVTASNKSENYNKNVTQLDTIVVTASGFEQDIKKAAASISVLTQEEINKKAYRDVTDALKDVPGVVVTGGGSSSDISIRGMGSAYTVIMVNGKKVNTRSVRPNSDNSGIEQGWLPNIGAIERIEVIRGPMSGLYGSDAMGGVINIITKKDAIEWTGSIKLDTTLQENSDSGNLYQTNAYIAGPLIANLLSFKANGLYSQRDEDDIYGGYSKQKIRAGGAAFSLTPNDNHTIDLEYQRSIQARNATVGKSISPIQTGRNPPVNSFVDYYRTEYSLTHRGQLGAVETHSYIQREENDNPSRNMEATNTTFNTINKINFDQHSLSFGGMYLKEELDDQGNQLSVGGAKPVSHLDRYSWALFAENAWNIVDDFTLTSSIRLDKDEKFGEHWSPKVYGVWGLNDNWVIKGGVSTGYKTPALRATVAEWGQATGGSQSNGVIVGNPNLKPEKSVNYEVSFNWDNLDNLTAGLTLFNSEFKDKITEIRTCQSDSGTRGCDWLGEKFDFVSLRENVDKANMRGAEATLGWKVLPNVNLSANYTFTDTEQKSGVNKGKPLNEMPKHMFNTTADWEINDQFSSWGRVNYRSKTSDYLSRTAMAKGKPAYTMVDVGLNYKPTQNIAVAAGVYNLFDKEIDKDTYNYVLDGRRYNLGVTYSF, from the coding sequence ATGTCTAAACAATCGACTCTCTCACTGCTATCTTTATCAGTCCTTATCGGAATGTCTTCAATTGGTAATGCTTCAGCAAATGAGATTGAGGTAACTGCAAGTAATAAAAGTGAAAATTACAATAAAAATGTGACTCAACTTGATACGATCGTTGTGACTGCGAGTGGATTTGAACAAGACATAAAAAAAGCTGCGGCTTCTATTTCGGTTCTAACGCAAGAAGAAATTAATAAAAAAGCTTATCGTGATGTAACAGATGCTTTGAAAGATGTGCCTGGGGTCGTGGTTACAGGTGGAGGTAGTTCAAGTGATATTAGTATTCGTGGTATGGGGAGTGCATACACTGTCATTATGGTAAATGGCAAAAAAGTAAATACGCGTTCAGTACGACCAAATAGCGATAATTCAGGGATTGAACAGGGATGGTTACCTAATATTGGCGCGATTGAGCGTATTGAAGTGATTCGTGGACCAATGTCAGGTTTATATGGTTCAGATGCTATGGGTGGTGTAATAAATATTATTACCAAAAAAGATGCGATTGAGTGGACTGGATCTATCAAGTTAGATACGACATTACAAGAAAACTCTGATTCAGGTAATCTTTATCAAACCAATGCTTATATTGCAGGTCCTTTGATCGCCAATCTTTTATCATTTAAAGCCAATGGACTATATTCTCAGCGTGATGAAGATGATATCTATGGTGGTTACAGCAAACAAAAAATTCGTGCGGGAGGCGCCGCATTTAGTTTGACACCAAATGATAATCATACAATTGATTTGGAATACCAGCGCTCTATTCAAGCTCGTAATGCGACGGTTGGAAAAAGTATTTCTCCTATACAAACAGGTCGAAACCCTCCAGTAAATTCGTTTGTTGATTATTATCGTACAGAATATAGTTTAACGCATCGTGGTCAGCTTGGTGCCGTAGAAACGCATTCATATATCCAACGTGAAGAAAATGATAATCCATCACGCAATATGGAAGCGACAAACACGACTTTTAATACCATCAATAAAATTAATTTTGACCAGCATAGTTTGAGCTTTGGTGGGATGTATTTAAAAGAAGAATTAGATGATCAAGGTAATCAATTAAGTGTGGGCGGTGCTAAACCAGTTTCACATCTAGATCGTTATAGTTGGGCATTATTTGCTGAAAATGCTTGGAACATTGTGGATGATTTCACTTTAACTAGTTCCATTCGCCTAGATAAAGATGAAAAGTTTGGCGAACATTGGAGTCCAAAAGTTTATGGAGTTTGGGGGCTAAATGATAATTGGGTCATTAAAGGTGGTGTATCGACAGGTTATAAAACACCAGCACTTCGCGCAACGGTTGCAGAATGGGGGCAAGCGACAGGTGGAAGTCAAAGTAATGGTGTGATTGTTGGAAATCCAAATCTTAAGCCTGAAAAAAGTGTGAACTATGAGGTTTCATTTAATTGGGACAATTTAGATAATCTCACAGCAGGATTAACGCTTTTTAATAGTGAGTTTAAGGATAAAATTACTGAAATTAGAACATGTCAAAGCGATTCTGGTACTAGAGGCTGTGATTGGTTAGGTGAAAAGTTTGACTTTGTTAGCTTGCGAGAAAATGTTGATAAAGCCAATATGCGAGGGGCTGAAGCGACTTTAGGCTGGAAAGTCCTACCCAATGTAAACTTAAGTGCAAATTATACCTTCACCGATACCGAACAAAAGAGTGGTGTAAATAAAGGTAAACCTTTAAACGAAATGCCTAAGCATATGTTTAATACCACAGCCGATTGGGAGATCAATGATCAGTTTTCTAGTTGGGGACGAGTTAATTACCGTAGCAAAACTTCGGATTATTTAAGTCGGACAGCGATGGCGAAAGGCAAACCTGCCTATACCATGGTTGATGTTGGATTGAACTATAAACCAACACAAAATATCGCAGTTGCAGCAGGGGTCTACAATCTATTTGATAAAGAAATTGATAAAGATACCTATAATTATGTATTAGATGGACGCCGTTATAATTTAGGTGTGACTTATAGTTTCTAA